In the genome of Methanomassiliicoccales archaeon, one region contains:
- a CDS encoding isopentenyl phosphate kinase, whose product MILVKLGGSVITDKGRYRTFDREIASRLTLEIASSDEKVMIVHGAGSFGHMLAKEHRLHLGIDGPSQIMGAAKVMADVRELNLEISRCMLDSGLPVVSLPPASCARMNQGKLEMLDVDLFQRYLDLNMVPLTFGDVVWDQKRGLSICSGDQLMMSLAEKFSPDKVLFVTDVDGVFTGDPNMDDDAELIENVNKAVLDALPRTERNVDVTGSIYSKIQFMIDMAGRTKECLVLNGKVPGRLEAAMKGRSVIASRVVGGSI is encoded by the coding sequence ATGATACTGGTCAAGTTAGGTGGCAGCGTAATTACCGATAAGGGCAGATACCGCACCTTCGATCGTGAGATCGCCAGCCGTTTGACTTTGGAGATAGCCTCTTCGGACGAGAAGGTCATGATCGTTCACGGCGCTGGATCGTTCGGGCATATGCTGGCCAAGGAGCACAGGCTGCACCTGGGTATCGATGGACCCTCCCAGATCATGGGGGCGGCCAAGGTCATGGCCGATGTCCGAGAACTGAACCTGGAAATATCCCGTTGCATGTTGGACAGCGGACTGCCGGTCGTATCACTCCCACCTGCCTCCTGTGCTCGAATGAACCAGGGAAAACTAGAGATGCTGGACGTTGACCTTTTCCAGAGATATTTAGACCTGAATATGGTCCCGTTGACCTTTGGCGACGTGGTCTGGGACCAGAAGCGCGGATTGAGCATATGCTCGGGTGACCAGCTGATGATGTCCTTGGCCGAGAAATTCAGTCCGGACAAGGTGCTGTTCGTCACCGATGTGGATGGCGTCTTCACCGGCGATCCTAATATGGATGATGACGCAGAACTAATAGAGAATGTGAACAAGGCGGTGCTGGACGCACTGCCAAGGACGGAGAGGAACGTTGACGTCACCGGCAGCATCTATTCCAAAATTCAATTCATGATAGATATGGCCGGCCGAACCAAAGAATGCCTGGTGCTCAATGGCAAGGTACCAGGAAGGCTAGAGGCGGCCATGAAGGGACGTTCGGTCATTGCCTCCAGAGTTGTAGGTGGATCCATATGA
- a CDS encoding polyprenyl synthetase family protein → MIMDHTKKMKDMVKEINQAILLYVEHGKHEKLIKAMRHYPEAGGKRMRPVMAMLTAEAVGGRGKAALPFGCALEIIHNFTLVHDDVIDQDPVRRGKPAVHIAFDTPTAIIAGDALFARAYEILADTDVDGEAIRRLLRSVSNTVFLVAEGQQMDVDNEERAEVSREEYLDMVEKKTAVLFACAAEGGAIIGRGTEEQISSMREYARLLGIGFQIWDDVLGIKGDAKKTGKPVGSDIRNGKRTLIVVDALERLEKDPRKIVLTAALGNANASDEAVQAATQLLEDIGSIEHARQFALDYAKRAKELLSCLMDCTEKDMLREMVDYAVGRDI, encoded by the coding sequence ATGATCATGGATCACACCAAGAAGATGAAAGACATGGTGAAGGAGATCAACCAGGCCATCCTTCTCTACGTGGAGCATGGAAAGCATGAGAAGCTAATAAAGGCCATGAGACATTATCCAGAAGCGGGGGGGAAGCGCATGCGCCCGGTCATGGCCATGCTTACTGCAGAGGCCGTGGGAGGCCGAGGAAAAGCGGCGCTCCCGTTCGGCTGCGCACTAGAGATCATACACAATTTCACCTTGGTCCACGACGATGTCATCGACCAGGACCCGGTCCGTCGTGGCAAACCGGCAGTACATATCGCCTTCGATACACCGACAGCGATCATCGCTGGGGACGCCTTGTTCGCCAGGGCGTACGAGATTCTTGCCGACACGGATGTGGATGGTGAGGCCATCCGCCGCTTGCTACGCTCCGTCTCGAACACCGTGTTCCTCGTCGCTGAAGGACAGCAGATGGATGTGGATAACGAAGAGCGGGCGGAGGTCTCTCGGGAAGAATATCTGGACATGGTGGAGAAGAAGACCGCCGTTCTCTTCGCCTGCGCCGCCGAGGGCGGGGCGATCATCGGGCGGGGAACGGAGGAACAAATATCGTCCATGCGAGAATACGCGCGGCTCCTGGGGATCGGCTTCCAGATATGGGACGACGTCCTGGGGATCAAGGGCGATGCCAAAAAGACCGGCAAACCAGTGGGCAGCGACATTCGCAATGGCAAGAGAACGCTGATCGTCGTCGATGCCCTGGAACGCTTGGAGAAGGACCCCCGGAAGATCGTCCTGACCGCTGCCCTGGGCAACGCCAACGCCAGCGATGAGGCCGTCCAAGCCGCAACCCAGCTGCTGGAGGATATCGGTTCCATAGAGCATGCGCGTCAGTTCGCCCTGGATTACGCCAAGCGCGCCAAGGAACTGCTCTCCTGCCTGATGGATTGTACGGAGAAGGATATGCTACGGGAGATGGTCGATTACGCCGTGGGCAGGGACATCTGA
- a CDS encoding zinc ribbon domain-containing protein: protein MVVLDVDLVFLVVLLIILAIVVYIELRFMRTRNREYLDKAIDKDDAYNNIATTKAIASALRQKGKDTREAELVIIQAEQAYNRGSFVSSKESAKKARDILINAPFIEMSLGDAPKTEPKSPLDEEHETAHEVTKLEPNLIESRFIINSCRAHLEAEEACGKDIAQAKERLAQAEQCFAEKRYDEALKEGMRARRMMGVSSPGLSEPKKEVSRIKIPKPERKCVKCGIGVPQEDLFCRKCGTRVEVQRTCSHCQTDVSVEDAFCPKCGRRI, encoded by the coding sequence GTGGTTGTACTGGACGTTGACCTCGTGTTTCTGGTCGTCCTGCTTATTATCTTGGCTATAGTGGTATACATCGAACTTCGATTCATGCGCACCCGCAATAGAGAGTACCTTGACAAGGCCATAGACAAGGACGATGCCTACAATAACATCGCCACCACTAAGGCCATTGCCTCGGCCCTCAGGCAGAAGGGGAAGGACACGCGTGAGGCCGAACTGGTCATCATTCAGGCTGAACAGGCTTACAACCGAGGCAGTTTCGTTTCTTCTAAGGAGTCCGCCAAGAAGGCCAGGGACATATTGATCAATGCCCCCTTCATAGAGATGTCTTTAGGTGATGCACCGAAGACGGAACCGAAATCACCCTTGGATGAGGAGCACGAGACGGCTCATGAAGTCACGAAATTAGAACCGAACCTGATCGAATCTCGTTTCATCATCAATTCATGCCGTGCCCACTTAGAGGCAGAGGAGGCATGCGGCAAGGATATTGCCCAGGCGAAGGAGCGGTTGGCCCAGGCCGAGCAATGTTTCGCTGAGAAGAGATACGATGAAGCCCTAAAGGAGGGAATGAGGGCCAGGAGAATGATGGGAGTATCTTCACCAGGTCTATCTGAACCAAAGAAAGAGGTGTCCCGGATCAAGATCCCCAAACCGGAAAGAAAGTGCGTCAAATGCGGTATCGGTGTCCCCCAGGAGGACCTTTTTTGCAGAAAGTGCGGCACTCGTGTCGAGGTGCAGCGGACCTGTTCACATTGCCAAACCGACGTATCGGTTGAGGATGCGTTCTGCCCTAAATGTGGCCGGCGGATCTGA
- a CDS encoding TIGR00266 family protein has translation MRLTICSLPRKWKYNQDCNHPQGDTLKYNITGDNLQCVNVEFSPGEVIYSEAGSMVYMSGNVRLETKAKGGVMSGLKRAVTGESFFVTNFHAEGGPGMVGFGGNVPGKIVPLDLRGGKQWLLQKTAFLAAEDDVTLDIAFQKKFGAALFGGEGLILQKVQGEGTVFVAGCGDFIEYNLAPGQVMKVSTANTVAWESSVQYDIQSLGIKTALFGGEGLFVTTLRGPGRIILQTMTMSKLANSLVPFLPDRK, from the coding sequence ATGAGACTGACAATATGCTCATTGCCGAGAAAATGGAAATACAACCAAGATTGTAACCATCCTCAAGGTGATACCCTGAAGTACAATATTACTGGAGACAACCTGCAGTGCGTAAACGTTGAGTTCTCCCCGGGAGAGGTAATATACTCTGAAGCGGGAAGCATGGTGTACATGAGCGGCAACGTGCGATTGGAGACCAAGGCCAAGGGTGGAGTAATGTCCGGTCTCAAGCGGGCCGTTACCGGAGAATCATTCTTTGTGACCAACTTCCACGCCGAGGGAGGTCCAGGTATGGTAGGGTTCGGGGGGAACGTACCAGGAAAGATCGTTCCCCTAGATCTGAGGGGGGGAAAGCAGTGGCTGCTCCAGAAGACCGCTTTCCTAGCAGCGGAGGACGATGTCACCTTGGACATTGCTTTCCAGAAGAAGTTCGGTGCTGCCCTGTTCGGCGGCGAGGGCCTGATCTTGCAGAAGGTCCAAGGGGAGGGCACTGTGTTCGTGGCCGGTTGCGGTGACTTCATCGAATACAACCTCGCGCCCGGTCAGGTCATGAAGGTCTCCACAGCCAATACGGTGGCCTGGGAGAGCAGCGTACAGTATGACATTCAAAGCCTGGGGATAAAGACCGCCCTGTTCGGCGGGGAAGGGCTCTTCGTAACCACCCTCAGGGGACCGGGACGGATCATTCTACAGACCATGACCATGTCCAAGTTGGCTAATTCATTGGTCCCCTTCCTGCCCGATAGGAAGTGA
- a CDS encoding KEOPS complex kinase/ATPase Bud32 translates to MQVIRRGAEAEIRRDVWMGRNVLIKSRIPKTYRHPTLDQSLRAHRTKMEARLLQEARSCGVPTPIVYDIDLENAELCMQEIDGPRVKDALATASEEEVRRICQEIGRMVARMHGHGMTHGDLTTSNMIMEDERIWFIDLSMGTKAASMEEMGVDLHLLKEAFQSAHSDMLYAYDLIVETYARELPRGREVLAKVKDIEERGRYA, encoded by the coding sequence GTGCAAGTGATAAGAAGAGGGGCGGAGGCCGAGATCCGTCGGGACGTGTGGATGGGGAGGAACGTGCTTATTAAAAGCCGCATACCCAAGACGTACCGTCACCCGACCTTGGACCAATCTCTTCGAGCCCACCGCACCAAGATGGAGGCCCGACTGCTTCAAGAGGCCCGGAGCTGCGGGGTCCCCACCCCCATCGTGTACGACATCGACCTGGAGAATGCGGAACTGTGCATGCAGGAGATCGATGGACCGCGGGTCAAGGATGCTTTGGCCACCGCTTCGGAAGAGGAGGTTAGGCGCATCTGCCAGGAGATAGGACGGATGGTGGCCAGAATGCACGGCCATGGCATGACCCATGGCGACCTGACCACCTCCAACATGATCATGGAGGACGAACGCATTTGGTTCATCGACCTTTCAATGGGAACCAAGGCCGCAAGCATGGAAGAGATGGGTGTCGACCTGCATCTGTTGAAGGAAGCGTTCCAATCGGCACACTCGGATATGCTGTATGCCTACGATCTGATCGTCGAGACCTATGCTCGAGAGCTCCCGCGGGGGCGAGAGGTCCTGGCCAAGGTCAAGGACATTGAGGAGAGGGGGCGGTACGCGTGA
- the fni gene encoding type 2 isopentenyl-diphosphate Delta-isomerase: MKKIERRKSDHIDVTLNENVVSDYDYWADVHFVHQALPEVNMDDIDTSVTLFGKRLEFPLVVTAITGGFPLAEKINRNLAEACAKMQIGFGVGSQRPAIEHGDDGTYSLIKEYDVPLVIGNVGAPQLVRQKNKGPFSLEDVLRARELIDADIMAIHLNFLQEVIQPEGDVNALGCLEGIRSLAKELPCMVKETGAGISRETALQLKGTGIRGMDVSGMGGTNFAVVEMHRARMQHDLVASGVGATFFEWGIPAPAAVIEADVGLEIIASGGVDNGLRMAKGIALGGNAAGCARILLAEAMDSTQSVIAKLEMMKAEFKAAMFLTGCSEVADLRRRRIIVSGRTADWLSAAED; this comes from the coding sequence ATGAAGAAGATAGAGCGGAGGAAATCGGACCACATCGATGTCACCTTGAATGAGAATGTCGTTTCCGATTACGACTATTGGGCGGACGTGCATTTTGTGCACCAGGCTCTGCCTGAGGTGAACATGGACGACATCGACACCTCGGTCACCTTGTTCGGAAAGAGACTGGAATTCCCATTGGTGGTCACGGCCATCACCGGAGGCTTCCCTCTGGCCGAGAAGATCAATCGAAATTTGGCCGAGGCCTGCGCCAAGATGCAAATTGGATTTGGAGTGGGAAGCCAGCGACCGGCCATAGAGCACGGTGATGATGGCACTTATTCATTGATCAAAGAATATGACGTGCCGCTGGTCATCGGGAACGTGGGCGCGCCACAACTGGTCAGACAGAAGAACAAAGGGCCTTTTTCTCTCGAGGACGTACTTCGAGCCAGGGAGCTCATCGACGCGGATATCATGGCCATACATCTCAATTTCCTGCAGGAGGTCATCCAACCGGAGGGCGATGTGAACGCATTAGGCTGCCTGGAAGGCATAAGATCGTTGGCCAAAGAACTTCCATGCATGGTCAAAGAGACCGGTGCTGGCATCTCCCGGGAGACGGCCTTGCAGCTCAAGGGCACTGGCATTCGGGGAATGGACGTCTCAGGCATGGGCGGTACCAACTTCGCCGTTGTGGAGATGCACCGGGCCCGCATGCAGCATGACCTGGTAGCTAGTGGTGTAGGTGCCACCTTCTTCGAATGGGGCATACCGGCCCCAGCGGCGGTCATCGAGGCGGACGTGGGCCTGGAGATCATCGCCAGTGGAGGAGTGGACAATGGTCTTCGCATGGCCAAAGGCATCGCCCTCGGCGGTAATGCAGCTGGTTGCGCCAGAATATTACTGGCAGAGGCCATGGATTCGACCCAGAGCGTGATCGCCAAGCTCGAGATGATGAAGGCGGAGTTCAAGGCGGCCATGTTCCTGACCGGATGCAGCGAGGTGGCTGACCTGAGACGACGCCGGATCATAGTAAGCGGAAGAACAGCCGATTGGCTTTCAGCAGCGGAGGATTGA
- the radB gene encoding DNA repair and recombination protein RadB, with the protein MEELVLLPFRCSTLDEMLDGGVESGCLTLIYGAAGTGKTNLCLTLAREVALQGKKTVYVDSEGVSMQRLKHMAGEDQEKVLKEVLISEVHSLEDQDRMVNKAIKLAEGNSEIGLIVIDSMTMFYRLASKDDERVERRLLGGQSARLLTLARKKNLPVVITSQVYTDMETGVFEALGGNVLHHNAKTIILVERLAPGKRRAVLMKHRHLAEGRSGIFYLTDKGIETEPQMSLPTA; encoded by the coding sequence TTGGAGGAACTGGTGCTATTGCCGTTCCGATGCTCCACCCTGGACGAGATGCTCGACGGAGGGGTGGAGAGCGGATGTCTAACTCTCATCTACGGCGCGGCAGGCACCGGCAAGACCAATCTATGCCTCACTTTGGCCCGGGAGGTCGCTCTACAGGGCAAGAAGACGGTGTACGTAGATAGCGAAGGCGTGTCCATGCAACGCCTCAAGCACATGGCCGGAGAGGACCAGGAAAAGGTTCTGAAGGAGGTCTTGATCAGCGAGGTGCACAGTCTGGAGGACCAGGACCGCATGGTCAATAAGGCCATCAAGCTCGCGGAGGGGAATTCCGAGATCGGATTGATAGTCATCGATTCCATGACCATGTTCTACCGTCTGGCGAGCAAGGACGACGAGCGCGTTGAAAGACGATTACTAGGGGGGCAGAGCGCCAGATTATTGACCCTGGCCAGAAAAAAGAACCTGCCGGTGGTCATAACCTCCCAGGTGTACACAGACATGGAAACCGGGGTCTTCGAAGCGTTAGGCGGCAATGTGCTCCATCACAATGCCAAGACCATAATCCTGGTGGAGAGATTGGCTCCTGGAAAGCGAAGGGCGGTGCTGATGAAGCACCGGCATTTGGCGGAGGGCCGTTCGGGAATATTCTACCTTACTGACAAAGGGATCGAGACCGAGCCTCAGATGTCCCTGCCCACGGCGTAA
- the rdgB gene encoding RdgB/HAM1 family non-canonical purine NTP pyrophosphatase encodes MILNLVTSNEHKLEEYRNGLYPLGIEVKHLQADCDEIQADTLHEVVLACMERLKRDGYRDFILDDSGMFVPALNGFPGVYSAYVMQTIGCQGMLRLLDGLNRSAHFECCIGVCSDELGEFTLTGRSPGRIITEKRGEGGFGYDPIFMPDGQELTFAEMDMVTKNHHSHRGKAMVELARELKQRMEGKK; translated from the coding sequence GTGATATTGAACCTGGTGACATCCAACGAGCACAAGCTGGAAGAGTACCGGAACGGCCTTTATCCGTTGGGCATCGAGGTAAAGCATCTCCAGGCGGATTGCGACGAGATACAGGCCGATACCTTGCACGAGGTGGTACTGGCGTGCATGGAACGACTGAAGAGGGACGGGTACCGTGATTTCATATTGGACGATTCCGGAATGTTCGTGCCGGCCCTGAACGGATTCCCCGGAGTCTATTCGGCCTACGTCATGCAAACCATCGGCTGCCAGGGAATGTTACGATTGCTGGATGGCCTGAACCGCTCCGCCCATTTTGAATGCTGCATCGGGGTATGCTCCGACGAGCTTGGTGAGTTCACCCTCACCGGACGGTCACCTGGACGTATCATAACTGAGAAGAGGGGGGAGGGCGGCTTCGGATACGATCCTATCTTCATGCCTGATGGGCAAGAGCTGACCTTCGCCGAGATGGACATGGTGACCAAGAACCATCATTCTCACCGAGGAAAGGCCATGGTGGAACTCGCTAGGGAGCTGAAGCAAAGGATGGAGGGAAAGAAATGA
- a CDS encoding ATP-dependent DNA helicase — protein MSSGTIDLFPFPGLRHGQRDFLQDARDCLGSGNVLVAHAPTGLGKTAVALAATLEAAMGRNGRTVFLTPKQSQHRAVIETVKVLPAAIRTVDLLSRESMCPLGPRPPCLNGKRCHLQAERRIVLCAKEVLQRPMHAQESMSLCVRRGACPYLTARFALNGADLVVGDYSRVFGDLPDILRFQGSSRPQYLVVDEAHNLPSRIREMFSKEHIVPSSDDDDLERVWREMLSQGHRKIFSGELRTHLESLGLPEPEILEERNEFVRDWYRFGEAGMRIAHPDESRISLRFLEPSLVVQNVLHHCSGAIFMSGTLHPPEVFATLLGIEDCLCRTYPSPFDARRRLAIIVPEVGTRFRERCRESTKDMSQRVAQLSRDVPGNVLVFLPSYSYLSAVHRELRNIRLDKVLLAERPGLGKEEKDALTRRLLDGPNVLLLCNIHGSFSEGVDFPAGCISAVMVAGLPIPPPGLERKELMLRTAKRIGEEKARLYLDTYEALSKVLQACGRAIRREEDRAAIVLLDPRYLDQRVVRLLPPDMKFANGDPSVNLRAFFHYGTKGHWLSSREGERIITEH, from the coding sequence ATGAGTTCCGGGACGATCGATCTTTTCCCTTTTCCTGGCCTCCGACACGGACAGCGGGACTTTCTGCAGGATGCGAGAGATTGCCTCGGTTCCGGTAATGTGCTGGTGGCCCACGCTCCAACCGGGCTAGGGAAGACCGCGGTGGCGTTGGCGGCGACATTGGAGGCAGCCATGGGCCGTAATGGCAGGACGGTGTTCTTGACACCAAAGCAATCGCAGCATCGGGCGGTCATTGAAACCGTTAAGGTCCTGCCCGCGGCCATCAGGACAGTGGACCTACTCTCCAGGGAGAGCATGTGTCCCCTCGGCCCCCGACCCCCTTGCCTGAACGGAAAACGTTGCCATCTGCAGGCGGAGAGACGCATTGTCCTCTGTGCCAAGGAGGTCCTGCAGAGGCCCATGCACGCCCAGGAATCGATGTCGTTATGTGTGAGGCGAGGGGCGTGCCCATACCTCACCGCGAGATTTGCCTTGAACGGTGCCGATCTGGTGGTCGGAGACTATTCCAGGGTCTTCGGCGATCTTCCCGATATCCTGCGGTTCCAAGGATCTTCCCGACCACAGTATTTGGTGGTGGACGAGGCCCACAACCTACCATCCCGGATCAGGGAAATGTTCAGCAAAGAGCATATCGTACCTTCCTCGGACGATGACGATTTAGAAAGGGTCTGGAGAGAGATGCTTTCTCAAGGTCACCGGAAAATTTTCTCCGGGGAGCTACGAACGCACCTGGAATCCCTTGGCCTCCCTGAACCGGAGATACTGGAGGAGCGAAATGAGTTCGTGCGTGATTGGTATCGCTTTGGCGAGGCTGGCATGCGCATAGCCCATCCTGACGAGAGCCGTATCTCCCTTCGTTTCCTGGAACCTTCCTTGGTAGTGCAGAACGTGCTCCATCATTGTTCTGGCGCCATATTCATGAGCGGTACCTTGCATCCACCAGAGGTGTTCGCCACCCTACTGGGCATAGAAGATTGCCTTTGCCGGACCTATCCATCACCTTTCGATGCCCGGAGACGCCTGGCGATCATCGTTCCGGAAGTAGGCACCCGATTCCGTGAACGCTGTCGAGAGAGTACGAAGGATATGTCCCAAAGAGTAGCTCAACTAAGCAGGGACGTACCGGGTAACGTGCTGGTGTTCCTCCCTTCCTACTCCTATCTATCTGCGGTGCATCGGGAGTTGAGGAACATCCGTTTGGACAAGGTGCTGCTGGCTGAGCGTCCCGGCCTGGGCAAGGAGGAAAAGGACGCTCTGACCCGACGTCTGCTGGATGGACCGAACGTGCTCCTGCTATGCAATATTCATGGTTCCTTCTCCGAAGGTGTGGACTTTCCCGCCGGATGCATCTCCGCGGTCATGGTGGCCGGACTACCCATCCCGCCCCCTGGTCTGGAGAGGAAGGAGCTTATGCTTCGAACGGCCAAAAGAATTGGAGAGGAGAAGGCCCGGTTATATCTGGACACCTACGAGGCCTTGAGCAAGGTGCTTCAGGCATGCGGCCGGGCCATACGCCGTGAGGAGGATCGCGCGGCCATTGTTCTGCTGGACCCCCGCTATTTGGATCAGAGAGTGGTTCGGTTGCTACCACCTGATATGAAGTTCGCGAACGGCGATCCGTCCGTGAACCTGCGGGCCTTCTTCCATTACGGAACGAAAGGTCATTGGCTATCATCGAGGGAGGGTGAAAGGATAATAACCGAGCATTGA
- a CDS encoding NAD-dependent epimerase/dehydratase family protein, producing the protein MKIRGNKIVVTGCAGFIGSHLTDALLEMGNHVVGVDNFSAGRRSFLEEAEAYDDFTFIQADLLKDDLKDVFKGADMVIHVAANPDVRSGAKDTLSHYQQNIEVTYRVLEAMKSLGIKDVVFPSTSTVYGETTVIPTPEEYGPLVPISVYGATKLACEALICSYAHSFDMQAVIFRFANVVGSRSTHNVLHDFVAKLRNDPTQLEILGAEPGTVKSYVHVDDCVRGMIIGAEYARNKVEMFNLGSVDRLTVKEIADIVIDSMELRGVVYRWTGGVQGGRGWIGDVKSMLLSSEKLRSYGWEPSMNSAQAIRKAVREIVAKPD; encoded by the coding sequence ATGAAGATCAGAGGCAATAAGATAGTGGTGACCGGCTGCGCCGGATTCATTGGCAGCCACCTCACGGACGCCCTTCTTGAGATGGGCAATCACGTGGTCGGAGTGGACAATTTCAGCGCTGGACGGAGGTCGTTCTTAGAGGAGGCGGAGGCCTATGACGATTTCACCTTCATCCAGGCGGACCTGCTGAAAGACGATCTTAAGGATGTTTTCAAGGGCGCGGATATGGTGATACATGTGGCCGCCAACCCCGACGTAAGGTCGGGAGCGAAGGACACCTTGTCGCACTACCAGCAGAACATCGAGGTCACCTACCGGGTGTTGGAGGCGATGAAGAGCCTGGGGATCAAGGACGTCGTCTTCCCATCCACCTCAACGGTTTACGGTGAGACCACGGTCATACCCACCCCGGAGGAGTATGGACCGCTGGTGCCGATATCGGTCTACGGAGCCACGAAACTGGCCTGCGAGGCGTTGATCTGCTCCTACGCCCATTCCTTCGACATGCAGGCGGTCATCTTCCGCTTCGCCAATGTGGTCGGCTCCCGCAGTACGCACAACGTGCTCCACGACTTCGTGGCCAAATTGCGGAACGACCCCACCCAACTTGAGATACTGGGCGCGGAGCCGGGAACGGTGAAATCATACGTACACGTGGACGATTGCGTGCGCGGCATGATCATTGGCGCAGAGTACGCCAGGAACAAGGTGGAGATGTTCAACCTGGGATCGGTCGATCGTTTGACGGTCAAAGAGATCGCCGACATTGTCATCGATTCCATGGAACTGCGTGGCGTCGTGTACCGGTGGACAGGTGGGGTCCAGGGCGGCCGCGGATGGATAGGGGACGTCAAGAGCATGCTCCTGTCCTCGGAAAAACTACGCTCCTACGGCTGGGAACCGAGCATGAACAGCGCTCAGGCCATCCGCAAAGCGGTGCGGGAGATAGTGGCCAAACCGGACTAG
- a CDS encoding transglutaminase-like domain-containing protein: MNGRAAAVAGIAIAIVIMLLAFFLLGGIAQDPDGFQEGELTAPAINFIDDTVMEPSPVSGLDYSVHLKTSMSYTNVYQEFGGTIELFIENAGSNEVFVSAYSFNWEGQGDVFSVNCSEYISPGEEKGLGILYYEGPGTSGTTTFEIHMNLWASSPNGNFWSDKGTLMVGSNDMECLLEPELHAREIDRNPVKYYNRFNDLVDLEAVSDLAERVLDTVPGDYGVLQIIEAYELIRAEFPYLSDTDDHWQSASETISLGTGDCEDHAILLSSLLTVLGGDCRIDLISGHAFPTVYIGNSTSQALEVKENVQAFYGNQVPVFWIEDELGFWLVVDTVGMPYAGGYPAASIPIGTDGGDSWNFELADWILMIDVTGETVPGLVL; encoded by the coding sequence ATGAACGGTCGCGCGGCAGCGGTGGCGGGGATCGCCATAGCCATCGTCATCATGCTCTTGGCATTCTTCTTATTGGGCGGCATAGCTCAGGACCCCGATGGATTTCAGGAGGGGGAACTTACCGCTCCAGCGATCAATTTCATAGACGATACTGTCATGGAACCGAGCCCGGTCAGCGGACTGGACTATTCGGTTCACCTCAAGACCTCGATGAGCTATACGAACGTATACCAGGAGTTCGGCGGGACCATAGAGCTTTTCATTGAGAACGCAGGCTCCAATGAGGTGTTCGTCAGCGCCTATAGCTTCAATTGGGAAGGCCAGGGTGATGTTTTTTCGGTGAACTGCTCCGAGTACATATCGCCGGGTGAGGAAAAGGGATTGGGGATATTGTATTACGAAGGACCGGGCACGAGCGGTACGACGACCTTTGAGATCCATATGAACCTGTGGGCCTCCTCCCCCAACGGCAACTTCTGGAGCGATAAAGGGACATTGATGGTCGGTAGCAACGATATGGAATGTCTGTTGGAGCCTGAACTACACGCTCGGGAGATTGATAGGAACCCGGTCAAGTATTACAATCGGTTCAACGATCTGGTGGATCTCGAGGCCGTGAGCGATCTTGCCGAGAGGGTGCTAGACACTGTACCCGGTGACTATGGCGTGTTGCAGATCATCGAAGCATATGAACTGATAAGGGCGGAGTTCCCCTATCTGTCAGATACCGACGACCATTGGCAATCGGCTTCGGAGACCATTTCCTTGGGTACCGGTGACTGCGAGGACCACGCCATATTGCTATCGTCCCTGCTCACCGTCCTAGGCGGTGACTGCCGGATCGACCTCATCAGTGGGCACGCGTTCCCAACGGTCTACATAGGGAACAGCACTTCCCAGGCGTTAGAGGTCAAGGAGAACGTCCAGGCCTTCTACGGTAACCAGGTGCCAGTTTTCTGGATCGAGGATGAGCTGGGATTCTGGTTGGTGGTGGATACGGTAGGCATGCCCTATGCAGGAGGATATCCCGCGGCCAGTATTCCCATCGGTACCGATGGGGGAGATTCCTGGAACTTCGAGCTCGCTGATTGGATCTTGATGATCGACGTGACCGGGGAGACGGTGCCCGGTCTGGTGCTCTAG